A window of Candidatus Nitrosotenuis uzonensis genomic DNA:
AAGAGGACTTGGCTATTTTCAGGCTAGTTCCAAACGACGGCATCATCCCTGACTACAAGGCAGGACAGTTCATCACAATAGGGATGAATGTGCCAAGCGAGGGAAAGGTCATCAGGCGCGCGTATTCCATTGCATCACATCCTGAGAATAAAAAATTCATCGAGCTTGTAATCAGGTGGGTAAGAAAACCATTACCTGGCAGGCTTACAACACAGCTGTTCAACGCAAAGGAAGGCGATGAGGTAACATGGGTCAAGCCAACGGGCGCAGCACTGCTCATCAATGACAAACTCCCGGACGGCAGAAAAGATGAACGACGTATAGTATGCCTTGGCGGAGGAACCGGGATTGCCCCATTTGTCAGCTTTGCGCAGCATTTGCACGCAATAGGTGATAAAAGGGAGATTGTTGTGCTGCATGGGGCAAGCTATGTCGATGAGCTAAGCTACAAGCAGCTTTTCACTG
This region includes:
- a CDS encoding ferredoxin--NADP reductase; this translates as MVVENKATLTYVQLLKEDLAIFRLVPNDGIIPDYKAGQFITIGMNVPSEGKVIRRAYSIASHPENKKFIELVIRWVRKPLPGRLTTQLFNAKEGDEVTWVKPTGAALLINDKLPDGRKDERRIVCLGGGTGIAPFVSFAQHLHAIGDKREIVVLHGASYVDELSYKQLFTDLEMESIDRGRDKWNFRYRAAISRPQEWFNRSWSGQAGRVETFLRSKDGEPSPLEQMIGEKVTPQNTMFYICGWQGTIDGCMDYLGAKGFVTERNKRPDGSFEVKFESYG